Proteins from a genomic interval of Hippocampus zosterae strain Florida chromosome 14, ASM2543408v3, whole genome shotgun sequence:
- the nt5e gene encoding 5'-nucleotidase, protein MSFSWKTVSVCLNLILLFDAWQRGSSLEVTLLHTNDIHARIEETSVDSGKCPEAGPCFAGVARRFSKVTQIRREEKNVLLLDAGDQFQGTVWFNYYKGAEAAHFMNKLGYNVMAFGNHEFDNGVEGLISPFLQNINCSIVSSNIKPDHTLVANFTRYYRPHVVINVGLEKVAVVGYTTTETPFLSIPGPHLKFEDEVASLQVEVDKLHTLGYNKIIALGHSGFDVDQLIAKRVRGIDVVIGGHTNTFLYTGHAPSTEVPAGPYPFMVRSDDGRNVPVVQAYAFGKYLGYLKVTFDQAGNVVKAVGNPILLDKSIPQDPNILADVEKWKEQLAQYSKKYVGQTLVYLNGSFEECRFRECNLGNLICDAMVNHNLKYSHELQWNHVAVCILNSGVIRTAIDERNKNGTITMEEILTVLPFQQTMDLIQIKGSTIKKAFERSVHRYGGKHGEFLQVSGIHVEYDLSKPVNQRVASLSVLCTQCRVPKYEPLDLEKTYTVVMPSYLVSGGDGYSMFKEEMLKHNTGDMDILVLSKYISDRKLVYPAVEGRIKFRSNSAACLAQSLILPLLSLGLSLTF, encoded by the exons atgAGTTTCTCGTGGAAGACGGTCTCGGTTTGCCTCAACCTGATTCTGCTATTTGACGCTTGGCAGCGGGGTTCGAGTTTGGAGGTAACACTGCTACACACCAATGACATTCACGCGCGTATCGAAGAGACCAGCGTGGACTCTGGGAAGTGTCCCGAAGCGGGTCCCTGCTTCGCGGGAGTTGCGCGACGCTTCAGTAAGGTGACGCAGATCCGCAGGGAGGAGAAGAATGTCTTGCTACTGGACGCCGGCGACCAGTTCCAAGGCACCGTGTGGTTTAATTACTACAAAGGCGCGGAAGCGGCTCACTTTATGAACAAACTTGGCTATAACGTGATG GCTTTTGGGAACCACGAGTTTGACAATGGAGTGGAGGGTCTTATCTCGCCTTTCCTGCAGAATATTAATTGCTCAATAGTGAGCTCGAACATCAAACCGGACCATACTCTGGTGGCCAACTTCACCCGCTACTACAGGCCTCACGTGGTGATCAATGTGGGCTTGGAAAAAGTGGCCGTGGTGGGATACACCACCACGGAAACCCCCTTCTTGTCCATTCCAG GGCCACACTTAAAGTTTGAGGACGAGGTGGCATCCCTGCAGGTGGAGGTTGACAAGCTGCACACACTCGGCTATAACAAGATCATTGCCCTGGGACACTCTGGCTTTGATGTGGATCAATTAATTGCCAAGCGAGTCAGGGGGATCGACGTAGTTATTGGAGGACACACCAACACATTCCTATACACCG GACATGCTCCGTCTACTGAAGTGCCAGCAGGCCCGTACCCGTTCATGGTGAGGTCAGATGATGGCAGAAATGTGCCAGTAGTCCAGGCGTATGCCTTTGGAAAATACCTGGGCTACCTGAAGGTTACCTTTGACCAGGCTGGAAATGTTGTCAAAGCAGTTGGAAACCCCATCCTTTTGGACAAGAGCATACCTCAAG ATCCCAATATCCTTGCTGATGTTGAGAAGTGGAAGGAGCAGCTGGCTCAGTACTCGAAAAAATATGTCGGCCAAACATTAGTGTACCTCAATGGGTCTTTTGAGGAGTGTCGTTTCCGAGAATGCAACCTGGGAAACTTGATTTGTGACGCCATG GTGAACCACAATTTAAAATACTCTCATGAGCTGCAGTGGAATCACGTGGCCGTGTGCATACTGAACAGCGGAGTCATTCGAACAGCCATTGATGAGCGCAACAAAAACG GTACCATCACAATGGAGGAGATCCTGACTGTCTTACCATTTCAACAAACTATGGACTTGATCCAGATAAAGGGGTCAACCATCAAAAAGGCTTTTGAACGCTCCGTTCACAGATATGGAGGCAAGCATGGAGAATTCCTGCAAGTGTCAG GCATCCATGTAGAGTATGACCTGTCAAAGCCAGTAAACCAGCGGGTCGCATCCTTATCTGTCCTCTGCACCCAGTGCAGAGTCCCCAAGTACGAACCTCTGGACCTGGAGAAGACGTACACTGTAGTCATGCCTTCCTACTTGGTGAGCGGCGGTGACGGCTACAGCATGTTCAAGGAGGAAATGCTGAAGCATAATACAG GTGATATGGACATTTTGGTTTTGTCCAAATACATCTCTGACAGGAAGCTTGTCTACCCAGCTGTGGAAGGTCGGATCAAGTTCAGGAGCAACTCGGCGGCATGTTTGGCCCAAAGCCTCATCCTGCCATTGTTAAGTTTAGGCCTATCTCTGACATTCTGA